In Rariglobus hedericola, the following proteins share a genomic window:
- a CDS encoding complex I 24 kDa subunit family protein, which translates to MNLKPETFQRIDEVITHYPVKRSATLPLLHLIQEDAGHISDEAITWIATKLELQPINVLEVVTFYPMFRRAPIGRRHIKVCRTLSCALSGGFKTCETFEKEFSTHRGEISPDGEVTVEFVECLASCGTAPVVLIDETLHTKVDATKAKQLSDQIKAEAAARK; encoded by the coding sequence ATGAATCTCAAGCCCGAAACCTTCCAGCGTATCGACGAAGTCATTACGCACTATCCGGTGAAGCGCAGCGCCACGCTGCCGCTCCTGCACCTCATCCAAGAGGACGCCGGACACATCTCCGACGAGGCGATCACCTGGATCGCGACCAAGCTGGAACTCCAGCCGATCAACGTGCTTGAGGTCGTCACGTTCTACCCGATGTTCCGCCGCGCGCCCATCGGCCGCCGCCACATCAAGGTCTGTCGCACGCTCTCCTGCGCCCTCAGCGGCGGCTTCAAAACCTGCGAAACCTTCGAGAAGGAATTCTCCACCCACCGCGGCGAGATTTCCCCCGACGGCGAAGTCACCGTCGAGTTCGTCGAGTGCCTCGCCTCCTGCGGCACCGCGCCCGTCGTCCTCATCGACGAAACGCTCCACACCAAAGTGGACGCCACCAAAGCCAAACAGCTCTCCGACCAGATCAAGGCCGAGGCCGCCGCCCGCAAGTAA